The Aneurinibacillus uraniidurans genome segment CACTGATGAGACATTAATTGAGATGATGGAAGATAAAATTGGGAAAGATATTCAATGGATTCGTGTGAACGGGGCTGTATGTGGCTTTTTGATTGGTCTTGTACTAGCGAGTGTCCGCGCATTGGCATCTTGACCGAAGAAGCTCCGGATGGAGCTTCTTTTTCTGCAACAAAGGAGGCTATATACGGTGAAAAGCAAGTTTTCCATGATTTTGTTGCTGGTTGGCGCCACAATGCTGTTCGGAGAGCTCAAGTTTCAGCCATTCCATAGTGAATTTCGTATTAGTTTTGGTAGTGCCTTTTTCTTTTTTGCGCTTATCTGGGTTCGTGAAATTCCGATTTTGCTGACGTCTGTGTTGACAGGAAGTGCCGTAGTCGGATTCCGAATTTTTCTTGATTTTATTTTTCCCGCTCATCCGTTCTCTGTGCACGACAGTGTGCTGACTCATCTGCCTACCCTGGCATTTTATATGGCGTTTGGATTGATTATGTGGTTCGGTCGGGCCTGGCGTTATTTGCAGCAGCCGATTCGTCTAGCTATGATCGGGGTTGCGGCTGATTTTTTAGGAAATGTGACCGAATTAATCGTCCGCAAGAGTTTGACGTACGGCTATTTTTATGTGCCGGTTGTCTGGCAGGATGAATATTTTCTCCTCATTTTGGCTTTTGTCCGTAGTTTTCTCATTGTTGGTTTCTTTAATATTATTGAAATCCGGCATTTGCGAGAAATTCACGAAGAGCAGCAGCTTCGGTTTGAGAAATTGCTGATGATTGGGAGTGATCTCCATGTGGAAGCGCTCTATCTAAAGAAAATGATGGGTCACATTGAACAAGTGACCCGCAACGGCTATCATCTGTATCGCGACGTAAAGCAGTACGAAGCATATGGTGTGCTGCCAAAAGAAGAGCTTCCACTATCACGCCGTGCATTATTTATTGCCGAAGAAGTACATGAGATTAAAAAAGACTCTCAGCGCATCTTAAGCGGCATGAGTAAAATCATTCAACAGGAAGAAGCAGCAAGCAGGCTCGGATTGCGGGATATTCTTCGTCTTGTGCTGAATGCCAATGATAAATATGCTCGTATGTTAGGGAAAAAAATACAGTTTTTTGCAGATATTCAAGTTGCGCTCGTAACAGAGGAAGTATACTCCCTTCTATCAGTGCTAAATAATTTGTTATCCAATGCAGTCGAGGCCATTGAAGAGGAAGGGCGGATTATGCTTCGGATACGACGTGAGGGAAATATGTTTATGTTCGCTGTAACGGACAGTGGGAGTGGGATTGCTGAGGGAGAGGAAGACTATATTTTTAATCCAGGCTATACGACAAAATATGATGAACAGGGCAATGCATCTACAGGGATTGGACTCGCTCATGCCCGACATATTGTCGAGCAGCTTGGTGGTACGCTCACAGTGAACCGTGGACAGGCCCCTGAAGTTACGACATTTATTGTACGCCTTCCAGTTGAAGTGCTGCGCAAAAGAGAGGAAGAAACCGTATGAGATTTCGTTTTTTTATTATCGATGATGATCCATCTTCACGTAAGATGCTGCATAACGCGATTGAGTACGAAGATCTGGGTGACATTGTCGGGGAGGCCGAGGATGGATTTGGGGCAGAACCTACAATTTTAATGAAAAAGTGTGACATTGTCCTCATTGATTTGCTTATGCCCAAGCAGGATGGCATTGAAACGATCGAACGTTTGCGGGAAATGGGCTATGAAGGTAAGTTCATTATGATTTCGCAAGTCGAGCATAAAGATATGGTGGCGGAAGCGTACAGCAAAGGGATCGAATATTTTATTCATAAGCCGATCAATCGGATTGAGGTGCTATCTGTCATTAAAAAAGTGATGGAGCACATTAAGCTTGAACGCTCACTGCAAGGCATTCGGCATACGCTTTCATTTCTGGATATGTCATCGCAGCAGGGTGAACCAAGTCGCAAGGAGCGAGGCGGTCGTTCGTTTACCCAAAGTGTGCTTGCAGATTTTGGAATAGTTGGAGAATCTGGCAGCCGCGATCTTGTTAATTTGATTGAATATTTACTCAAGAAGCATAGACAGGAGAGCATCAGGGATTTTCCGGCACTTAAGGATATGTTTACAGAGTATGCGACCTATATAGAAGCAGAGGATGTGCAGCGGGAAGTAAAGGCGATGGAGCAGCGTATTCGTCGCGCTGTCGCACGGGCACTGCAGAATCTCGCTTCGCTTGGGCTTGAAGATTATAGCAATCCGAAATTCGAGCTGTATGCATCGAAATATTTTGATTTTACCGATGTGCGTCAGAAGATGCGGGAGATTGAGCAGAACGAAGAAGGATCGCGCGTCCGACTGAATGTGAAGAAGTTTATTTTCACGTTATATTTAGAGACAAAAGAGAATGTGTAAAAGCAGTATTTGTCTGTCGTTTGTACGATTTCTGTGAATTCCTTGCCCCCATACATCGAAAAACTGGTATGATAAATACGCAACGAATGTGATTGTTGATATCCATTCGCCCAATCGTTACATACGATGAAGAAAATAGGCACAGGCGTAACCTTGTCCTAGACGTTTAAGGAGGCAATACCCTTGGCAACGAAACAAAGAGTAGGAATCATCTACGGAGGCAAGTCAAGCGAGCATGAGGTGTCGATTCATACGGCGCATTCGATCATTCAAGCGGTCGATAAGGAACGATATGAGGTGTTGCCGATCTATGTAGATGTGACGGGGAAATGGGTGCAGGGACCATGGGTGACGGATGTGCCGGAGAAGGCAGAAGAATTGCGCTATACACTTGATCAGCATCAAGCGCCAGATGTATTTACCCTGGCAGAACAGGTAGACGTAATTTTTCCGGTTATTCACGGCCCGAACGGAGAAGATGGTACGCTACAAGGGATGCTTGAGCTGCTTGATGTACCATATGTTGGTTCTGGTGTTCTCGGTTCTTCCCTTGGTATGGATAAAGTAATGATGAAAGAAGTATTTGCGAGTGCGGGTCTACCGCAGGGCGCATACCGTAGTTTTCTGCGCAGTGAGCTTCATGCAGATATGGACGGTATTTGCGACCGTATCGTAGAAGAACTTGGTCTGCCGTGCTTTGTGAAGCCAGCCAATATGGGATCAAGTGTCGGCATTAGCAAGGCAAAGGACCGGGATGGCTTGATTGAGGCATTGAAATTTGCCGCACGTTTTGACCGGAAAGTGATTGTCGAGGAATTCATCGCTGGCCGCGAATTGGAAATTGCCGTGCTTGGCAACGACAATCCAGCAGCTTCTGTTGTCGGGGAGATTATTTTCGGCAATGAATTTTATGATTATGAAGCGAAATACAAAAGTAACAATACCCGCCTTGATATTCCAGCACTTGTGCCGGATTCAGTGGTGACACGCATGAAGGAGCTGTCTGTGAAGGCGTTTCTTGCTCTTGATTGTAGCGGGTTATCCCGTGTTGATTTCTTCTGGAATGAAGAACGCGATATGCTTTATATTAATGAAATTAATACGCTGCCAGGCTTTACGCCATTCAGTATGTATCCGATGATGTGGAAGGCGGCAGGCGTAGAATATGCTGAACTGATTGATCGTCTGATCGGGTTTGCGATTGAGCGTTATACCGAGAAGAAAGAAAATGAACTGGTAGCTGAGAAGTTTATGGAATAATTGTACACGGGTAAAAAGAGGAGCGGACATCTGTCTGCTCCTCTTTTTTTAGGTTACGAGCATGTCGATTGCTCATGAAGTTCCTGCTTGAGAAATTGATAAAGTTTCAAGCCTGCCGATGTCAACGGATATTCTGATGTGTTACAGAGGATACCGAAAGTCATGTCGATAAAACTGCCGCTTATCGTCCGTACCGTGGTTCCTGGAGGAATTCGTTGCAAAATGATTTTTGGAACAAGGGCGATACCTAATCCACTTGCGACGTAATATTTCAAAGCGGTCATACTTCCTACTTCCATCGTATTTAGTGGCATATTCCCTGATTCCTGTAATGTCATTTCAAGTTTTCGGCGGTACGGGCAGGTTGCTGACGTAATGAGCAGACGATGTTCTTGAATATCATCGGGCACTATCACTGCTTTTTGAGCAAGCGAATGGTTTTCTGGCAGTACGATCGCAAACTCTTCTTTAAATAAAGGTTCAAAATGGAGAGGAGCTCCTAGATCGGGTGTAGAGCATAGTGCTAAATCAATATCACCATTGAGAAGTCGATCGCTTAATGTTGATGTGTTTGCAAAATCAACATCGACACGTATTTTAGGAAAATGAGATAAAAATCGTTCTAAAATACTAGGCAATCGATAGCTGCCAGTTGGCTCCGTCACCCCTAAACGAATATTTCCTGCTTCGCCCAATTGCAAATCCGATAGGTCTGTTTGTAATTGCTCCATGTTCTTAATAATTTGTAGACTTTTTTCATGAAACAATCTGCCAGCTTCCGTTAATCGAATTTTTTTTCCGCGCTCGATCAACTGAACACCTAGGCTGGATTCTAGTTTTTGAATTTGCATCGTGACGGTAGATTGAGCATAATTCATTTCTTCGGCTGCACGATTGAAACTTCCATAATTCACGATCATTTGAAAAGTTTTTAATGTCTTGAGATCCATCGTAGTACCTCTAGTATTTAGTTCATTTTTTTTGAACAAAACATTTCATTAGTTCAATTATACAAATTAGATATGACGATATACAATCATTTATATCAAGTTACAATAGTAGGGAGATGATTGAAAATGATGTTAAACAACAAAGTAGCCCTCGTTACCGGTGGTGGTACAGGGATTGGTAGAGCAACATGCCTTGCACTGGCTAAGCGTGGTGCAACTGTTGT includes the following:
- a CDS encoding response regulator, with amino-acid sequence MRFRFFIIDDDPSSRKMLHNAIEYEDLGDIVGEAEDGFGAEPTILMKKCDIVLIDLLMPKQDGIETIERLREMGYEGKFIMISQVEHKDMVAEAYSKGIEYFIHKPINRIEVLSVIKKVMEHIKLERSLQGIRHTLSFLDMSSQQGEPSRKERGGRSFTQSVLADFGIVGESGSRDLVNLIEYLLKKHRQESIRDFPALKDMFTEYATYIEAEDVQREVKAMEQRIRRAVARALQNLASLGLEDYSNPKFELYASKYFDFTDVRQKMREIEQNEEGSRVRLNVKKFIFTLYLETKENV
- a CDS encoding LysR family transcriptional regulator gives rise to the protein MDLKTLKTFQMIVNYGSFNRAAEEMNYAQSTVTMQIQKLESSLGVQLIERGKKIRLTEAGRLFHEKSLQIIKNMEQLQTDLSDLQLGEAGNIRLGVTEPTGSYRLPSILERFLSHFPKIRVDVDFANTSTLSDRLLNGDIDLALCSTPDLGAPLHFEPLFKEEFAIVLPENHSLAQKAVIVPDDIQEHRLLITSATCPYRRKLEMTLQESGNMPLNTMEVGSMTALKYYVASGLGIALVPKIILQRIPPGTTVRTISGSFIDMTFGILCNTSEYPLTSAGLKLYQFLKQELHEQSTCS
- a CDS encoding D-alanine--D-alanine ligase, with product MATKQRVGIIYGGKSSEHEVSIHTAHSIIQAVDKERYEVLPIYVDVTGKWVQGPWVTDVPEKAEELRYTLDQHQAPDVFTLAEQVDVIFPVIHGPNGEDGTLQGMLELLDVPYVGSGVLGSSLGMDKVMMKEVFASAGLPQGAYRSFLRSELHADMDGICDRIVEELGLPCFVKPANMGSSVGISKAKDRDGLIEALKFAARFDRKVIVEEFIAGRELEIAVLGNDNPAASVVGEIIFGNEFYDYEAKYKSNNTRLDIPALVPDSVVTRMKELSVKAFLALDCSGLSRVDFFWNEERDMLYINEINTLPGFTPFSMYPMMWKAAGVEYAELIDRLIGFAIERYTEKKENELVAEKFME
- a CDS encoding sensor histidine kinase; its protein translation is MKSKFSMILLLVGATMLFGELKFQPFHSEFRISFGSAFFFFALIWVREIPILLTSVLTGSAVVGFRIFLDFIFPAHPFSVHDSVLTHLPTLAFYMAFGLIMWFGRAWRYLQQPIRLAMIGVAADFLGNVTELIVRKSLTYGYFYVPVVWQDEYFLLILAFVRSFLIVGFFNIIEIRHLREIHEEQQLRFEKLLMIGSDLHVEALYLKKMMGHIEQVTRNGYHLYRDVKQYEAYGVLPKEELPLSRRALFIAEEVHEIKKDSQRILSGMSKIIQQEEAASRLGLRDILRLVLNANDKYARMLGKKIQFFADIQVALVTEEVYSLLSVLNNLLSNAVEAIEEEGRIMLRIRREGNMFMFAVTDSGSGIAEGEEDYIFNPGYTTKYDEQGNASTGIGLAHARHIVEQLGGTLTVNRGQAPEVTTFIVRLPVEVLRKREEETV